In the genome of Raphanus sativus cultivar WK10039 chromosome 4, ASM80110v3, whole genome shotgun sequence, one region contains:
- the LOC108848626 gene encoding peptidyl-prolyl cis-trans isomerase CYP18-2: protein MTARPEGSPPEVTLETSMGPFTVEMYYKQSPRTCRNFVELSRRGYYDNVLFHRIIKDFIVQGGDPTGTGRGGQSIYGSKFEDEIKAELKHTGAGILSMANAGPNTNGSQFFITLAPAPSLDGKHTIFGRVCRGMEVIKRLGSIQTDNTDRPIHEVKILRTKVID, encoded by the exons ATGACGGCGAGACCAGAAGGAAGTCCGCCGGAGGTCACACTGGAGACCTCCATGGGTCCTTTCACCGTCGAG ATGTATTACAAACAGTCACCGAGAACGTGCCGGAACTTCGTGGAGCTATCACGGAGAGGTTACTATGACAATGTTCTCTTCCACAGAATCATCAAG gATTTCATAGTGCAAGGTGGTGATCCTACTGGAACTGGAAGAGGTGGCCAGTCCATTTATGG TTCCAAGTTTGAGGACGAGATAAAGGCAGAGTTGAAGCACACAGGAGCTGGGATTTTGTCAATGGCAAACGCTGGTCCTAACACTAATGGGAGTCAGTTCTTTATCACTTTAGCACCTGCACCTTCCTTGGATG GAAAGCATACTATATTTGGCAGAGTTTGCCGTGGTATGGAGGTGATCAAGAGGCTCGGTAGTATCCAAACCGATAACACCGACAGGCCAATCCATGAAGTGAAGATTCTGAGGACCAAAGTGATTGATTAG
- the LOC108848625 gene encoding uncharacterized protein LOC108848625 — translation LLHKLSLISTVSDRTRHQLFSDNVSSCLNSYPLKLLSLRFSQSPKMSYAAGAPLFFPSTVSVRSPAKFLLRPNPCRLLVLPTNGAAASSKNGARRQMKRPFVVVANALPVEEDGVSLGTMKLPIDTDLARFETLIFQWANSLCQGANIPLPVPLKVDRISGGARLGFIVMEDEGKTDVPVYIDCLVYQSTESGSGPVFRATRNGRKKDKAPPGEERIMRSLLGALKRAVELARVS, via the exons TTACTACACAAACTGTCCTTGATATCAACGGTTTCAGACAGAACACGTCATCAATTGTTTTCAGACAACGTGTCATCTTGTCTCAACTCATATCCTCTAAAGCTCTTATCTCTCAGATTCTCTCAGTCACCAAAAATGTCTTACGCAGCAGGAGCGCCTCTCTTCTTCCCGTCTACTGTTAGCGTCCGATCTCCAGCTAAGTTCCTTCTCCGTCCTAATCCTTGCCGGCTTCTTGTTCTTCCCACAAATGGCGCAGCAGCGAGCAGCAAGAACGGCGCACGCAGGCAAATGAAGAGACCATTTGTAGTAGTAGCAAATGCTTTGCCTGTGGAGGAAGACGGTGTTTCACTGGGTACCATGAAGCTTCCCATAGATACAGATCTCGCAAGATTCGAAACTCTTATTTTTCAG TGGGCGAACAGTCTTTGCCAAGGAGCCAACATACCTCTCCCTGTTCCTCTCAAG GTGGATAGAATAAGTGGAGGAGCGAGGTTAGGATTCATAGTGATGGAAGATGAAGGCAAAACCGATGTTCCGGTTTACATAGACTGTTTAGTGTACCAAAGCACAGAGAGTGGTTCAGGACCAGTGTTCCGAGCGACACGTAATGGGAGGAAGAAAGACAAGGCACCTCCAGGAGAAGAAAGAATCATGAGAAGTCTCTTGGGAGCACTCAAACGAGCTGTGGAACTTGCTCGAGTCTCATAG
- the LOC108852845 gene encoding 40S ribosomal protein S14-2-like — translation MSRRKTREPKEETVTLGPAVRDGEQVFGVVHIFASFNDTFIHVTDLSGRETLVRITGGMKVKADRDESSPYAAMLAAQDVAQRCKELGITAMHVKLRATGGNKTKTPGPGAQSALRALARSGMKIGRIEDVTPIPTDSTRRKNGRRGRRL, via the exons ATG TCGAGGAGAAAGACGAGAGAGCCCAAGGAGGAGACAGTGACACTTGGACCAGCTGTTCGTGATGGAGAGCAAGTCTTCGGTGTTGTCCACATCTTTGCTTCCTTCAACGACACTTTCATT CACGTAACTGATTTGTCTGGACGTGAAACCCTTGTCCGTATCACCG GTGGGATGAAGGTGAAAGCAGATAGGGACGAGTCGTCACCCTACGCAGCTATGCTTGCTGCACAAGATGTTGCTCAGAGATGCAAGGAGCTTGGAATCACCGCAATGCACGTGAAGCTCCGTGCCACTGGTGGAAACAAGACGAAGACACCTGGTCCTGGTGCTCAGTCTGCTCTCAGAGCTCTTGCCCGTTCTGGCATGAAAATTGGCCGCATTG AGGATGTTACTCCCATCCCAACAGACAGTACTCGCCGAAAGAATGGTAGAAGAGGAAGGAGGCTCTGA
- the LOC108855560 gene encoding beta-fructofuranosidase, insoluble isoenzyme CWINV4, with protein sequence MVVSNIVSVLLLFVLLNLSSNNIKGVEAFHHVYENLQSQSVEAVNHLHRSAFHFQPPRHWINDPNGPVYYKGFYHLFYQYNTKGAVWGNIVWAHSVSKDLVNWEALEHALYPSKWFDIKGTWSGSITIVPGKGPIILYTGVNQNETQIQNYAIPKDPSDPYLRKWIKPDDNPLVMPDYTMNGSAFRDPTTAWFSEDGHWRTVVGSKRKNRGIAYIYRSRDFKHWVKAKHPVHSKESTGMWECPDFFPVSTTDFQNGLDLDYTGSNTKHVLKVSLDLTRFEYYTLGTYDPKKDRYVPNGDTPDGWDGLRFDYGNYYASKTFFDYKKNRRILWGWANESDTLEDDISKGWAGLQVIPRTVLLDANKKQLVFWPIEEIESLRSNYVRMNNKNITMGQRLEVEGITPAQADVEVTFNVGQCLEKAEAFDPSFTFKPFDLCKIKGSNVTGGVGPFGLITLATPDLEEYTPVFFRVFKDTSTYKPKVLMCSDARPSSLKQDRGPLKQDRMYKPSFAGFVDVDLSDGRISLRSLIDHSVVESFGALGKTVITSRVYPVKAVKENAHLYVFNNGTQTVNVESLDAWSMERPLKMNNGAL encoded by the exons ATGGTTGTCTCAAATATTGTTTCTGTGTTATTATTGTTTGTACTACTCAATTTAAGCAGTAATAACATCAAAGGAGTTGAAGCTTTTCATCATGTTTACGAAAATTTGCAATCTCAATCAGTCGAGGCAGTGAATCATCTTCACAGATCCGCTTTTCACTTTCAACCTCCAAGGCATTGGATTAACG ATCCAAATG GTCCAGTATACTACAAAGGTTTCTACCATCTCTTCTACCAATATAACACCAAGGGTGCGGTTTGGGGCAACATTGTGTGGGCACATTCGGTTTCCAAAGACTTAGTAAACTGGGAGGCTCTTGAACATGCCCTATATCCCTCCAAATGGTTTGACATCAAAGGTACGTGGTCCGGTTCAATAACAATCGTACCAGGGAAAGGACCGATTATCCTCTATACGGGTGTTAACCAAAACGAAACTCAAATCCAAAACTACGCAATCCCAAAGGACCCCTCAGACCCATACCTAAGAAAATGGATTAAACCAGATGATAACCCGCTCGTAATGCCAGACTATACTATGAACGGTTCAGCGTTCCGTGACCCGACCACGGCATGGTTCTCAGAAGACGGCCATTGGAGAACCGTGGTTGggtcaaaaagaaagaatagagGGATCGCTTATATCTACAGAAGCCGAGATTTCAAGCATTGGGTCAAAGCCAAGCACCCGGTTCACTCGAAAGAATCAACCGGTATGTGGGAGTGTCCTGATTTCTTCCCGGTTTCCACAACCGATTTCCAAAACGGTTTGGACTTAGATTACACCGGTTCGAACACAAAACACGTGTTGAAAGTTAGCTTGGACTTAACACGCTTCGAGTATTACACGCTTGGGACGTACGATCCTAAGAAGGATAGGTACGTACCAAACGGTGATACACCTGATGGTTGGGACGGTTTAAGATTTGATTATGGTAACTACTACGCTTCCAAGACATTCTTTGATTACAAAAAGAACAGAAGAATCTTGTGGGGTTGGGCCAATGAATCGGACACCCTTGAAGATGATATCTCAAAGGGATGGGCCGGTCTTCAG GTTATTCCAAGAACGGTGCTTCTTGACGCAAACAAGAAGCAACTAGTGTTTTGGCCTATTGAAGAAATAGAGTCACTAAGAAGTAACTACGTCCGAATGAACAACAAAAACATAACGATGGGTCAACGCTTAGAAGTTGAAGGAATCACTCCTGCTCAGGCCGATGTGGAAGTGACATTCAACGTGGGACAATGTCTAGAGAAAGCTGAGGCATTCGACCCGAGCTTCACATTCAAACCGTTTGATTTGTGTAAAATAAAAGGCTCGAATGTGACAGGTGGTGTTGGACCTTTTGGTCTGATCACATTGGCCACTCCTGATTTGGAAGAGTACACTCCTGTCTTCTTTAGAGTCTTCAAAGACACCTCTACATATAAGCCTAAGGTTCTCATGTGCTCCGATGCTAGACC TTCATCGTTGAAGCAAGACAGGGGTCCACTCAAACAAGATAGGATGTACAAACCATCATTTGCTGGTTTTGTGGATGTTGATCTATCTGATGGAAGGATCTCTTTAAGGAGTTTG attgaTCACTCGGTAGTAGAGAGCTTCGGAGCATTGGGGAAGACAGTCATAACGTCGAGAGTGTATCCAGTGAAAGCAGTGAAAGAGAATGCGCATTTGTATGTGTTTAACAATGGAACACAAACTGTGAACGTAGAGAGTCTCGATGCATGGAGCATGGAGAGGCCTCTGAAGATGAATAATGGAGCTCTTTAA
- the LOC108855559 gene encoding kinesin-like protein KIN-5C: MSSRHDKEKGVNVQVLLRCRPFSEDELRSNAPQVLTCNDLQREVAVSQNIAGKHTDRVFTFDKVFGPSSKQKDLYDQAVVPIVNEVLEGFNCTIFAYGQTGTGKTYTMEGECRRSKGGPSGGLPAGAGVIPRAVKQIFDTLEGQEAEYSVKVTFLELYNEEITDLLAPEDISRVSSEDKQKKPLPLMEDGKGGVLVRGLEEEIVTSASEIFTLLERGSSKRRTAETFLNKQSSRSHSLFSITIHIKEATPEGEELIKCGKLNLVDLAGSENISRSGARDGRAREAGEINKSLLTLGRVISALVEHLGHIPYRDSKLTRLLRDSLGGRTKTCIIATVSPAVHCLEETLSTLDYAHRAKHIRNKPEVNQKMMKSTLIKDLYGEIERLKAEVYASREKNGVYMPKERYYQEESEKKAMAERIEQMGGQIENYQKKLEELQDKYTSQVRECSDLTCRLDSTEKNLSQTSKMLASTNEELKKSQYAMKEKDFIISEQKKSENVLVQQACILQSNLEKATKENASLHQKIGREDKLSADNRKVVDNYQAELSEQISNLFTMVASCLSQQNAQLHGVNKLSQSRLEAHNKAILEMKNKVQASRDLYSSHLEAVQNVVRLHKANSNACLEEVSALTTSNASSIDEFFASGDETTSSLFDELQNALTSHQGEMALFARELRQKFHTTMEKTQEMSEYTSTFFQKLMVESKNAENRAAEANDNQINSIIDFQKTYEAQSKSDAEKLIADLTNLVSVHVRRQHELVDSRLSNFKDAVSSNKTFLDEHVSTVNTLTKDAKRKWETFSMQAENDAKEGADFSAAKHCQMELLLQQSVGHAESALKHCKLTHESLKEMNSKQVADVSSLVKSACDNNEQHDGEVDSARTAAEKDVTKNSDEIIQQIDGMSEDEKAYVSQILNDVKTHEKSLESFQEDHCCQARCIEDKAQETFQQRYMEYEPTGTTPSKSEPEVPSKDTIESLRAMPVETLVEVFRENNSYESFADKESKPQQLTRSPLSQVN, from the exons ATGTCCAGCCGCCACGACAAAGAGAAAGGCGTCAATGTTCAAGTTCTTCTCCGATGCAG GCCATTTAGTGAAGATGAGTTGAGGAGCAACGCTCCTCAGGTTCTCACTTGTAATGATCTGCAAAGAGAAGTTGCTGTCTCTCAAAACATCGCTGGGAAGCACACTGATAGGGTTTTCACTTTTGATAAG GTGTTTGGGCCATCATCGAAACAAAAGGATCTATATGACCAGGCCGTTGTTCCGATCGTGAATGAAGTGCTTGAAGGTTTTAACTGTACGATATTTGCGTATGGACAGACTGGTACAGGGAAAACATATACAATGGAAGGAGAATGTCGTAGGTCTAag GGCGGGCCTAGTGGAGGTCTTCCAGCAGGAGCAGGTGTTATACCTAGAGCTGTGAAACAAATCTTTGATACGCTTGAGGGCCAGGAAGCTGAGTACAGTGTTAAGGTCACGTTTTTGGAACTCTACAACGAAGAGATTACCGATCTACTTGCTCCTGAAGATATCTCCAGAGTTTCTTCTGAGGATAAACAGAAGAAACCTTTGCCTCTGATGGAGGACGGCAAAGGTGGCGTTCTTGTTAGAGGATTGGAAGAGGAGATCGTGACGAGTGCTAGTGAAATCTTCACTTTGCTCGAGAGAGGTTCCTCCAAAAGGCGAACTGCGGAAACGTTCTTGAATAAACAATCTAG TCGGTCGCATTCTCTCTTCTCGATAACAATACATATCAAAGAAGCTACTCCGGAAGGTGAAGAGTTAATCAAGTGTGGGAAGCTGAACTTGGTTGACTTGGCAGGATCAGAAAATATATCACGTTCTGGTGCTAGGGAT GGCCGGGCTCGAGAAGCTGGTGAAATAAACAAAAGCCTTCTTACACTAGGGCGAGTGATCAGTGCTTTGGTAGAACATCTTGGACACATTCCTTACAG GGATAGTAAGCTCACCCGCTTACTACGTGATTCACTTGGTGGGAGAACGAAGACATGTATTATAGCAACAGTTTCACCTGCTGTTCACTGTCTGGAGGAAACCTTGAGTACTCTAGATTATGCACATAGAGCAAAGCATATTAGGAACAAACCAGAG GTTAACCAGAAAATGATGAAATCTACTTTGATAAAGGACCTTTATGGTGAAATAGAACGACTTAAGGCGG AGGTCTATGCTTCCCGGGAGAAAAATGGTGTTTATATGCCAAAAGAGAGATACTATCAAGAGGAGAGTGAAAAAAAG GCAATGGCTGAACGAATTGAACAAATGGGTGGTCAGATAGAGAATTATCAAAAG AAACTTGAGGAGTTGCAAGACAAGTACACAAGTCAAGTGCGGGAGTGCTCTGATCTGACCTGCAGGCTTGATAGCACCGAG AAAAACTTGAGCCAAACAAGCAAAATGCTTGCTTCCACAAACGAGGAATTGAAGAAATCTCAATATGCCATGAAGGAGAAAGATTTCATCATCTCAGAGCAGAAAAAATCTG AGAATGTACTGGTTCAACAAGCCTGTATTTTACAATCCAACCTGGAGAAAGCTACTAAAGAAAATGCTTCGTTACACCAAAAAATTG GAAGAGAAGACAAGCTCAGTGCGGATAACAGGAAAGTGGTAGACAATTATCAAGCAGAACTTTCTGAACAAATATCCAATCTGTTCACTATGGTTGCTTCATGCCTGTCCCAGCAAAATGCACAGCTACATGGTGTTAACAAACTGTCCCAATCTCGGTTAGAGGCACATAACAAG GCCATTCTAGAAATGAAAAATAAGGTTCAAGCGTCAAGGGATTTATACAGTTCTCACTTGGAGGCAGTGCAGAATGTAGTCCGCTTGCACAAGGCAAACTCGAATGCTTGTCTTGAGGAAGTTTCAGCATTGACGACTTCAAATGCATCTTCCATTGATGAG TTTTTTGCTTCAGGGGATGAGACAACGTCCTCGTTATTCGATGAACTTCAGAATGCTCTTACGTCCCACCAGGGGGAAATGGCTCTCTTTGCGAGGGAACTGAGACAG AAGTTCCACACAACGATGGAGAAAACACAGGAGATGTCTGAATACACAAGTACGTTCTTTCAGAAGCTTATGGTAGAGTCTAAAAATGCTGAGAACCGTGCAGCAGAGGCAAATGATAATCAAATAAACAGCATTATCGATTTCCAGAAGACTTACGAG GCTCAGTCAAAATCTGATGCAGAGAAACTTATAGCGGATCTAACTAACCTAGTCTCAGTTCACGTTCGTCGCCAACACGAACTG GTGGATTCAAGACTCAGTAACTTTAAAGATGCAGTCTCTTCCAACAAAACTTTCTTGGATGAACACGTCTCTACCGTAAATACTCTGACTAAAGACGCAAAAAGAAAATGGGAGACGTTTTCCATGCAAGCTGAGAATGATGCTAAAGAAGGTGCTGACTTCTCTGCTGCGAAACATTGTCAAATGGAGTTACTGCTTCAGCAATC TGTTGGTCATGCGGAATCAGCTTTGAAACACTGCAAGCTAACTCATGAGTCTCTAAAGGAGATGAACAGCAAGCAAGTCGCAGATGTCTCTTCACTTGTTAAGTCTGCTTGTGATAATAACGAGCAGCACGATGGCGAAGTGGATTCTGCTAGGACTGCTGCTGAGAAAGATGTAACCAAGAACAGCGATGAGATCATCCAGCAAATTGATG GCATGTCAGAGGACGAGAAAGCGTATGTGTCACAAATCTTGAATGATGTCAAGACGCATGAAAAGTCACTCGAAAGTTTCCAAGAGGATCATTGTTGCCAAGCTAGATGCATTGAGGATAAAGCTCAAGAAACTTTTCAACAAAGATATATG GAGTATGAGCCCACAGGCACAACTCCGTCTAAGAGTGAACCAGAGGTGCCAAGCAAAGACACCATTGAATCACTACGAGCAATGCCAGTGGAGACACTGGTTGAAGTGTTCCGTGAAAACAACTCTTATGAATCCTTTGCGGACAAGGAATCAAAACCGCAGCAGTTAACACGGTCGCCTCTCTCACAAGTCAACTAG
- the LOC108849860 gene encoding uncharacterized protein LOC108849860 — translation MPQVDLEAFVCSVGSDTKIACESTFVDDSESTRPYYNNNYAASSPTDFPPESYFLSKDAQLEWLTDNAFFDRKESHRGNSSVNIKSNPSSNPSSQRYSSKASIIGLPKPQNTCLYEAKQRRNVGKTDKNRVFLKRVGSRTKRDLSLLEPSSPKVSCMGRVRSKRERSRRQNSVRPEKPNRVKKPGFLASFRAIFRIGGGCKHASSNGTHEDIMSRLPTGDVEPVAPGLGGMTRFASGRRGDLLGGC, via the coding sequence ATGCCTCAAGTCGATCTTGAAGCCTTTGTTTGCTCCGTTGGCTCCGACACGAAGATAGCATGTGAGTCCACCTTCGTTGATGACTCGGAAAGTACTCGTCCTTACTACAACAACAACTACGCCGCGAGTAGTCCGACTGATTTCCCGCCGGAATCTTACTTCTTGTCCAAAGATGCTCAGCTCGAGTGGCTCACCGACAACGCCTTCTTCGACCGTAAAGAATCGCATAGAGGAAACTCATCAGTGAATATCAAATCCAACCCCAGCTCGAACCCTAGCTCTCAACGGTACTCCTCCAAAGCGTCGATCATCGGTTTGCCAAAGCCGCAGAACACGTGTTTATACGAGGCGAAGCAGCGGAGAAACGTCGGTAAAACTGATAAGAACCGTGTCTTCTTGAAACGGGTCGGGTCAAGAACGAAGAGGGATCTTTCGCTACTGGAGCCTTCTTCTCCTAAAGTCTCGTGCATGGGGAGAGTGAGATCCAAAAGAGAACGTAGCCGTCGTCAAAATTCGGTTCGACCGGAGAAGCCAAACCGGGTCAAGAAACCCGGGTTCTTGGCGAGTTTCAGAGCCATCTTCCGTATAGGAGGTGGCTGCAAACACGCGTCATCTAATGGGACACACGAGGACATCATGAGCCGGCTTCCGACGGGAGACGTTGAACCGGTGGCTCCCGGTTTGGGTGGGATGACCCGGTTCGCTTCCGGGAGAAGAGGGGATTTGTTAGGTGGTTGTTGA
- the LOC108848235 gene encoding cell division protein FtsZ homolog 2-1, chloroplastic, with translation MASYVSPCFAPCDSRLLTVLRKNASSSSSSSLTSFKTTETKKNRVFLASSQRPEPSLPIRNSQRHSHSQDPFLNLHPEISMLRGEGGANTVSNPRKETTSVVPVDEDFGEPSAPSGYNEARIKVIGVGGGGSNAVNRMIESEMMGVEFWIVNTDIQAMRMSPVLSENRLQIGKELTRGLGAGGNPEIGMNAAQESKVAIEEALYGSDMVFVTAGMGGGTGTGAAPVIAGIAKAMGILTVGIATTPFSFEGRRRAVQAQEGLASLRDNVDTLIVIPNDKLLTAVSQSTPVTEAFNLADDILRQGVRGISDIITIPGLVNVDFADVRAIMANAGSSLMGIGTATGKSRARDAALNAIQSPLLDIGIERATGIVWNITGGTDLTLFEVNAAAEVIYDLVDPTANLIFGAVVDPSLTGQVSITLIATGFKRQEEGEGRAGQMAQADTASTGATTRRPSSSFREGGSVEIPEFLKKKGSSRYPRV, from the exons ATGGCGTCTTACGTTTCACCGTGTTTTGCTCCTTGTGATTCACGTCTCCTCACTGTTCTTAGAAAgaatgcatcatcatcatcatcatcgtctttAACCTCCTTTAAAACCACCGAGACTAAGAAAAACCGAGTCTTTCTTGCTTCTTCTCAGAGACCCGAACCTTCTCTTCCCATCAGAAACTCTCAAAGGCATTCCCATAGCCAAGACCCTTTCTTGAACCTCCACCCCGAGATCTCAATGCTCAGAGGCGAAGGAGGAGCCAACACAGTATCCAACCCGAGGAAAGAAACTACTTCCGTGGTTCCTGTCGATGAGGACTTCGGTGAGCCTTCTGCTCCTAGCGGCTACAACGAGGCGAGGATCAAAGTTATAGGCGTGGGAGGAGGTGGGTCAAACGCTGTGAACCGTATGATAGAGAGCGAGATGATGGGAGTTGAGTTCTGGATTGTGAACACTGACATCCAAGCTATGAGGATGTCTCCTGTTTTGTCTGAGAATCGGTTGCAGATCGGTAAGGAGCTGACCAGAGGTTTGGGCGCTGGAGGGAACCCTGAGATCGGTATGAACGCTGCTCAAGAGAGCAAAGTAGCTATCGAAGAGGCTCTTTATGGTTCAGACATGGTCTTTGTCACG GCTGGAATGGGAGGTGGGACTGGTACTGGAGCAGCTCCAGTGATTGCAGGAATCGCTAAAGCCATGGGGATCTTGACTGTTGGTATAGCCACGACGCCTTTCTCCTTTGAGGGAAGGAGAAGAGCAGTGCAGGCTCAAGAAGGGCTTGCTTCTCTGAGAGACAATGTTGACACGCTCATTGTGATTCCGAATGATAAGCTGCTTACGGCTGTCTCTCAGTCTACTCCTGTGACGGAGGCTTTTAATCTAGCTGATGATATACTTCGTCAGGGTGTTCGTGGCATATCTGATATCATTACG ATTCCTGGTTTGGTGAATGTGGACTTTGCTGATGTGAGAGCTATAATGGCGAATGCAGGTTCTTCTTTGATGGGGATAGGAACTGCAACAG GAAAGAGCAGAGCAAGAGATGCAGCGCTGAACGCAATACAGTCACCTTTGCTAGATATTGGCATTGAGAGAGCCACTGGGATCGTTTGGAACATCACTGGTGGAACCGACTTGACATTGTTCGAG GTAAATGCAGCTGCGGAAGTTATATATGATCTTGTTGATCCAACTGCTAATCTCATATTTGGCGCTGTTGTAGATCCATCTCTCACCGGTCAA GTGAGCATAACACTGATAGCAACTGGTTTCAAAcgacaagaagaaggagaaggaaggGCGGGTCAGATGGCACAAGCAGATACCGCCTCGACTGGAGCTACTACGAGAAgaccttcttcctctttcagAGAAGGAGGTTCGGTTGAGATTCCAGAGTTCTTGAAGAAGAAAGGTAGCTCTCGCTATCCTAGAGTCTGA
- the LOC108854019 gene encoding protein ABSCISIC ACID-INSENSITIVE 5 produces MVGRETKMMPEREVQNGGGGENHPFTSLGRQSSIYSLTLDEFQHALCENGKNFGSMNMDEFLVSIWNAEENNNNNHQSAATVAASHSVPPSRNDFNNNNNGGGESGAFGGGSSGNQRDNKRPGIAKQKSLPRQGSLTLPAPLCRKTVDEVWSEIHKGGGSGGGDRNGGSNSSSKGQNNAHKGGGGGESAARQPTFGEMTLEDFLVKAGVVREHPTNPKPILNPTPSSVIPAASTQQQQLYGVFQGTGGGGYNHQAPPVQPGVCYGGGGGGFGASGQQMAMVGPLSPVSSDGLGHGQVDNIGGGQYGVDMGGLRGRKRVVDGPVEKVVERRQRRMIKNRESAARSRARKQAYTVELEAELNQLKEENAQLKHALGELERKRKQQYFESLKTRAQPKLPKAIGRLRTLVRNPSCPL; encoded by the exons ATGGTAGGTAGAGAGACAAAGATGATGCCTGAGCGAGAAGTACAAAATGGAGGAGGTGGAGAGAATCATCCGTTTACTTCATTGGGAAGACAGTCATCAATCTACTCATTGACCCTAGACGAGTTCCAACACGCTCTCTGTGAGAACGGCAAGAACTTCGGGTCCATGAACATGGACGAGTTTCTCGTCTCTATTTGGAACGCTGAGGAGAATAACAATAACAATCATCAATCAGCCGCAACAGTCGCAGCTTCTCACTCCGTTCCGCCGAGTCGTAACGatttcaacaacaacaacaatggtgGAGGTGAGAGTGGAGCCTTTGGTGGTGGTTCTTCAGGTAACCAAAGGGATAATAAGAGGCCAGGGATAGCGAAGCAGAAGAGTCTTCCACGACAAGGCTCGTTGACACTTCCAGCTCCGCTTTGTAGGAAGACTGTTGATGAGGTTTGGTCTGAGATACATAAAGGAGGAGGTAGTGGCGGTGGAGATAGAAATGGAGGTAGTAATAGTAGTAGTAAGGGTCAGAACAATGCTCATaaaggcggtggtggtggtgagagTGCGGCTAGGCAACCAACATTTGGGGAGATGACGCTTGAGGATTTCTTGGTGAAGGCTGGTGTGGTTAGAGAACATCCCACTAACCCTAAACCTATTCTGAACCCGACCCCATCTAGTGTTATACCTGCTGCGTCTACGCAGCAGCAACAGCTCTACGGCGTGTTTCAAGGAACAGGAGGAGGAGGGTACAATCATCAGGCACCACCTGTTCAACCAGGTGTTTGCtatggcggtggtggtggtgggtttggAGCAAGTGGACAGCAAATGGCGATGGTGGGACCGTTAAGTCCGGTGTCTTCAGACGGGTTAGGACATGGACAAGTGGATAACATAGGAGGAGGACAGTATGGAGTTGATATGGGAGGGTTAAGGGGAAGGAAGAGAGTAGTTGATGGTCCGGTAGAGAAGGTAGTTGAGAGAAGGCAGAGGAGGATGATCAAGAACCGTGAGTCTGCTGCTAGGTCTAGAGCAAGAAAGCAG GCATATACAGTGGAGTTGGAAGCAGAACTGAACCAGTTGAAAGAAGAGAACGCTCAGCTAAAACATGCATTG GGGGAGTTGGAGAGGAAAAGGAAGCAACAG TATTTTGAGAGTTTGAAGACGAGAGCACAACCAAAGTTACCGAAAGCAATCGGGAGGTTGCGGACATTGGTGAGGAATCCAAGTTGTCCGCtctga
- the LOC108852362 gene encoding uncharacterized protein LOC108852362, translating to MTGNAGLVNLKTEEEKQEANVPKQCRGEEASEEDGEEEDDLFEINLDSVSDARSSDCLRFPARTGSVLLANCLLPAADISGAVPATSRAWSHMVGFRGFLYVEKLGTESKKLNYF from the coding sequence ATGACAGGTAACGCCGGTTTAGTTAACCTGAAAACTGAGGAAGAGAAACAAGAAGCAAATGTACCTAAGCAATGCCGTGGCGAGGAAGCTAGTGAAGAAGACGGCGAGGAGGAGGATGACTTGTTCGAGATAAACCTAGATTCCGTGAGTGATGCGCGGTCGTCTGATTGTCTGAGATTTCCGGCCAGGACAGGCAGTGTTTTACTGGCGAACTGTCTATTACCAGCTGCAGACATATCGGGTGCCGTGCCGGCAACGTCAAGGGCTTGGAGTCATATGGTTGGGTTTAGAGGGTTTCTCTATGTTGAAAAACTAGGGACTGAGAGTAAGAAGCTTAActatttttga